The stretch of DNA AAGCGCTCCTCGAATCTCGATTTTGGGGCTCGGGAGCCTTCGGGGCGATCATGTGCGAGCGGGCGCCGGGGTTCGCGGCGTGGGTCGATTTGGCTGAGCGTTGGGGAGGGCGCGTTTTGTGGTTGTGTGGTTGCGGGACGCCGGGGTCCGCGGCGTGGGTCGATTTGGCTGAGCGTTGGGGGGGGCGCGTTTTGTGGTTGTGTGGTTGCGGGACGTGGGAGGTCCGCGGGGGTTGGGAGGTTTGTGGTTAGGTGGTTGCGGGGCGCCGGGGTTCGCGGCGTGGGTCGATTCGTGAGGGCGTTCGGGGTTTTCGGTTCGAGCACGAGCCCGAGAACCCGTAAGAGTACGAGGACCCGTACGAGAACGAGGACCCGTACGAGGACGAGTACCCGTACGAGTACGAGCACCAGTACGAGTACCCGTACGAGTACGAGCACCAGTACGAGGACCAGGACGAGTACGAGTACCAGTACGAGGACCAGGACGAGTACGAGTACCAGTACGAGCACCAGTACGAGCCCGAACCCGAGCCCGAACCCCAGCCCGATCCCCCCATTTGCCCCTTGCCCCTTCGCCGGGCGATGATGCCCGAGAACCGCGAATCAAAAACGATCAAAAAAGGTAGCACGCATGCTCTGGACGTTGGTGTTGGTCGTTGTAGCCCTGGGGATGCCGGCGCTTGCCCGGTATCTGGAAAAACGCCACCGGGCCTTTGAGGTCTTTCACCCGGTGCTGCTCTGCTACGCGGCCGGCATCATCCTGGCGAACACGCCGGGGGTGAGCGTCGATGAGGCGGTGGCAAGAGCGATCAGCGAGGCGGCGATTCCGCTGGCGATTCCGCTGCTGCTCTTCTCGAGCGATGTGCGGGGGTGGCTCAAGCAGGGGAGGCCGGTGCTGGTGTCCTTTGGGTGCGCGGTGGTCTCGGTGATGGTGGTGGTGGCGCTGGCCAGCGGTTGGATGGCGGGGTGGTCGGAGGAGTCCGAGAAAATCGCCGGGATGATGGTGGGGGTCTACACCGGGGGCACGCCCAATATGCTGAGCGTGGGGAGGGCGTTGGAGGTGAGCCAGGAGGTGTTTGTGGCGATGAACGCCGCCGATGTGGTGGTGGGCGGGGCGTACCTGTTGTTTTTGTTGAGCGTGGGGCAGGCGGTGTTTCGGGCGTGGCTGGGGGACGCGCCGGAGGACGCTGTGGCGCTGGCGAGCGGCGACGAGAACGAGGCGCCAGTAAAGGGGCGCGGGGCCTGGCGGGAGGTGGTGCTGGGGGTGGGGGTGTCGGTGGGGGTGGTGGTGTTGAGCGCGGGCTTTTCGTGGCTTGTGACGGGGGGCATCTCGGTGGCGCTGGTGATGCTGGGGATCACCACCGGGGGAATTGCCGGGTCGTTGTGGCCGCGGGTGCGCGATTTGCGCGGGACCTATGAGGCCGGGGAGTACCTGATCCTTGTGTTCTGCGTGGGGATCGGGGCGCTGACACGACCGGCGGCGCTGATGGGGGTGGGGGCGGAGGTGGTGATGGCGATGGGGGTGGTGATGCTGGGGTCGGTGGCCTTGCACGCGCTGCTGGCGAAGGTGATGCGGGTGGACGCCGACACCTTTTTGATCACCTCGACCGCCGCGATCTACGGGCCGCCCTTTGTGCCCCTTGTGGCGGAGCGGCTGGGGCGGCGATCGTTGATTTTGCCGGGGGTGGCGATGGGGCTGTTGGGGTTTGCGCTGGGCAATTATCTGGGGGTGGGGATGGCCTACGCGCTGGGCTGGTTGGGGGCGTAGCCGCTCTTTGTATCGATGGCCTCGTAGATGGTGCGGGGGTCGGATACCGGTCCGATGGAGATCTCGGGGGAGGCGCTGCCGACGGTGGAGATCTGCACGTTTCCGACCTTGAGCGCGGTATCGAGCGGGCCGCGGGAGGTCTGCACCTGGTCGATGCGGTTGAGCAGCACGGTGGCGCGGGTTTTAAACCAGATGCCCTGGTCGACGCGCACCCGGTCCAGCTCGAGCGTGTAGGTGATGTGGGCGGCGCTCAGGCGGAAGTAGGCAAAGAAAAGGGGCAGAAGGGGGATGGTGACCACGGCGGCGGCGGTGGCAGCCGTGTTTTGAATGGCGGCCGCGCGGATCACCGGCTTGAACTCGTGGGTGACTTCGGTGCGGCGTCGTGGCCCCTGGCGGGTCTGGCGCGGCGGGTGGGTGAAGAGCAGGTCGTCGAGGCGCTCGTGCAGGGCGGTGAGGTTGGGGAGATGCCCGATGCTCAGCGCGCTGGAGGCGCCGCCCCCGGAGATGGTCACGCCGCCGGTGTCCAGGCCGGGGAAGCGGGTGGTGCGCACGTCTTTGGCGTGGTGCAGGGCCATCAGCTCGCGGGTATGCACAAAAATCCCCCCGCGGGTGGCCAGGTGGTGGTCAAATATCTCCAGGCGGCAGGTCGGCGCGTAGAGGGACTCGTGGGCAAAGGAGCCAAAGGCCACGAGCAGGATCGCCGCGCTGATGAGAAGCGCGGGCTTAAAGAAGATCACGGCGATGATCGAGCCCACCGCGGCGATGGCGCAGAGCACCAGCAGGGAGAGCTGGCTGTAGAGCAGCGTGGTGGTGGTGGGCGCGGCGCTCAGCGTCTCTTGCGGGGAGGCGTCGCCAAAGCCCAGGCCTTTTTCGATGCGGGGGATGAAGCGGTCGGCGTCGGGGATATGCGCGAGCTTGAGCGCGCTGGCTGCGCCGATGGAGCTGAAGCGGAAGGTGGCCGTGTTGAGCCAGCGGTCGATGGGCGACTGCGAGATGGACAGCCGCGTGATCTTCTCGAGCGTGAACTCGGTGGTCTCCTTATTAAAAATACCGCGGGTCAGGGCGACCTTCTGGTCGGTGATCTCGGCCTCGACGATCAGGTATTCCTGGATGGCCTTGCCGAGCGAGCCGAAGACGATGGCCAGGAGCGCGATCACGGCCACGATGCCGCCGAGGGCGGGGAGCTCGCTGTCGCCGGCGATGGAGAAGAGAAAGAGCGCGCCTGCGCCCACGACCACAAAGGGGGCGACGACGAGGTTGGAGAGAAAGACCGAGAGGATGCCCGGCTTAAGGTTCATGGGCGAGAGCCCGGAGGGGATCCAGCCGGCCGGCGGGGCGGCGCTCGGTTGTGAGGTGCCCACCGCAGCCCTTAACTCACTCGCCGGGCCGACGTCGCTCAATGCTGGGGATGAGGGGAAGGAGGATGCCTCGCGCTCGCCATCGGTCCGGGTTATTTCGGCGGCGTCGTGCGCGGTGCTCGGGCCGGCGCTCGGGGCGTCGGTGATTTTGATCAGGTGCCCGAGGTTTTCGCGAAAGCGCTTCGCGTTGGGCATCGAGGGAAAATGAATGTCGGCGCTGCTTCCCTGGCAGCTGATGATGACGTCGGCCATGCCCAGCAGGTTTTTCAAAAAGGGCTGGTGGATGTTGGTGTCGGCCAGGTTTTCGATGGGAATGAGGCGTCGGCTGCGGGTGAGAAAGCCGTCCTCGTAGTCGACGACGTCGTCGTAGAGGGAGTAGACGCGTTTGTTGAGGTCGATGATGCGGATGATCTGGAAGGCCAGCGCGCCGGCGGCAAAGGTGAGCACCAGCCCGACGCCGGCGCCCATGACAAGGGCCGACTCCAGCACCGAGGGATCCTCCAGAAGCATCGGGACGAAGGCGATCAGGAGCACAAAGGGGATGCCGATGACCGGGTTGTTACGCGAGCCGGCGTCCATGAGCGTGCCCAGAAAATGGGGCTCTTCGCGCTGGACGAGGTTCTGGCGGGTGATCACAAAGCCGTTCTGGCGCAGGCGCTCTTCGAGGAGTTCGTAGAGGGCCTCGGGGGCGTCGACCGAGATGAGCGGAGCGCCGGCGGCGGAGCCCGCGGCGTGCACCTTGAGGTGTCCGGTCTGGTAGATGCGGTGCTCCAGCCAGGGCAGCGTCAGCTCGATCTGGGTGACGTTTCGGAAGGGCAGATCGAGGGCGCTTTCGCTTAAGAGCGAGCCGTAGTGGCAGATGATGCGGTCGTCGAAGATCTCAAAATAGGTCTTCTCCAGGGCGGCCTGGCGCTCGAAATAGACAAAGACCGAGATCATCGCGCCCAGCACCGGCCAACCCAGCATCAGGGCGGAGGGCTCCAGGATGGCGGCGTGCGCGACCATGGCGATGAGCGCGGCGCCCACGCAAAAGGCTGCCGCCCAGAGGGTGGGGCGAAGCACGAAGGGGCGCGCGTTGGGGCGAATAACCCGGGGGCTGGCCATGGGGGCCTCGGCTGGAAAAGAGGGTGGGGTTGCAGGGGTTAGAAATCGTCTCAGGGCTTTTCGGACGCGGGGTTTGCGTCGGGCGCGTCGGTGTCGTCGGGCGCGTCGGTGTCGTCGGGCGCGTTGGACTCGCCAGCGTCACGCTCATCGGCACCAACGTCTTGCGCATCGTCGCCGTTGTCGTCTTCGGCTCCCTCACCCTCGGCGTCGAGGTGCTGAAGCAGCTCGGACATCAGCTCTTCGAGATCGGTGAGGAAGGCAAAGGGGGTGAAGATGGGGATCTCGATATGCTGGCCGGCGGTGCGCAGATCGAGGCGCGCCCGGGTCGGCGAGAGCGTCATGCCCTCGAAGTCGAGGGTCTGCCGGGTGATGAGCGGCCATTCGACGCGCCAGGCGTTGTCGTTGTTGCCGACGAGCAGGCAGCGATCGGAGGTGGCCACAAAATGCTTCCGCGCATAATTGGAGCCGTAGGAGACCATGCTGCACAGAGAGAGGCCCAGCGCAATCAGGACGATGAACGCGGCGGTGTAAAAGCCCCCCAGGCCGGCGACAAAATAAAGAATCACCGCGGCCAAAAGGCTTAAAAGCCCCAGGCCAAGCGCGAGCCCCATGATGGGGATGTTGAGCTGGTAGCGGAAGAGTTTTGCGCCGGGCTCGTCGTGCAGGGTCTGCTGGACGGCCGGGCCGCTTAAGAGTCGGATGCGGGTCATGGGCAACCTGCAGGCTGGGGGGCGGCGCTGGCGAGGAGGGAGAGGTGCCAGGCCGCCCCGCAGGCGCCCGAAGTCGCGTTAAATGTCGAGGTTACGCACGTCGAGGGCGTGGGTCTCAATGAACTCGCGGCGCGGCTCGACCTGGTCGCCCATCAAGACGGTGAAGAGGGCGTCGGCCTCCACGGCATCCTCGATGCGGACCTGAAGCATGGTGCGGGCCTCCGGATCCATCGTCGTGTCCCAGAGCTGATCCGGGTTCATCTCGCCAAGACCCTTGTAGCGCTGGATGGTCTGGCCTTTGCGGCCGGCAGCGAGCACGCGGTTGAGCACCTGGGCGATGGAGGTGAGCGGCTCGGTCTCTTTGCCATCGTCAACGATCACGTGCTCTCCGAGCGACTCGAAGGCGCGGCGGATGCGCAGAAGCTCCTTGTAGTCGACGCCGGAGAGGAAGGCGCGGTCCAGGCGCGAGACGATCGAGGTGCCGGAGACGCGGCTCTTCCACTGGGCCAGGAAAAGGTCGTCGAGCTCGGCGTCGTCGAGGATCTCGGGGGTGCGCCAGGGCACCGTGGTGTAGCTCTGGCGCAGGCGCTCCAGAAGTTCCTGGCTGCGGGAGCTGAGGCGCTCTTTGTCCTGGAGATCTTCGAGGGTGAAGTCGGCTTTGACGGCCTCTTCGACGATGCGGTCATCGTGGTTGCGGGCCACGCGCTCAAGCACGCTGCGGTACTTGAGCAGATCGTCGATGAAGGTGGCCAGCTCGTCGCCGGCGAGTTCTTTGCCGTTTTCGCCGCGCAGGGTCAGGGCGTTTTTGGCGTTCTCAATGAGGCGATCGTTAAGCTCGCGCTCGTCCTTGAGGTACTCCATGGTGCGGCCGCGCTTGATGGAGAAGAGGGGCGGCTGGGCGATGTAGAGGTAGCCCCGGGCGATGATCTCGGGCATCTGACGGTAGAAGAAGGTCAGGAGCAGGGTGCGGATGTGGCTACCGTCGACGTCGGCGTCCGTCATGATGACGATGTTGTGGTAGCGCAGCTTCTCGATGTCGAAATACTCCTGGCCGATGCCGGTGCCCAACGCGCTGATGATCGTGGAGATCTCGTTGTTGGAGAGCATGCGGTCAAAGCGTGCTTTCTCGACGTTGAGGATCTTTCCGCGCAGCGGGAGGATCGCCTGGAACTTACGGTTACGGCCCTGCTTGGCGGAGCCACCGGCGGAATCACCCTCGACGATGTAAAGCTCACTCTCCTCCGGCTTGCGGGACTGACAGTCGGCGAGTTTTCCGGGGAGCGCGGAGATCTGGAGCGCGCTCTTGCGCGAGATCTCGCGGGCCTTGCGGGCGGCTTCGCGGGCACGAGACGCCGCGATGGCTTTCTCGATGATCGCTTTGGCCACCGAGGGGTTCTCTTCCAAAAAGATCGCCAGGCGCTCGTTGACCACCGACTCGACGGCGCCCTTGATCTCGTTGGAGACGAGCTTGTCTTTGGTCTGGCTGGAGAATTTCGGGTCGGGCATCTTCACCGAGAGCACCGCGGCGATGCCCTCGCGGATGTCGTCGCCGGTGATGGACTCTTTGAGCATGCCGTTGGAGACGCCGTAGAGGTTCACCGTGCGGGTGAGCGCGCCGCGGAAGCCCGAGAGGTGGCTGCCGCCGTCGCGGTTACGGATGGTGTTGGTGTAGCAGAAGATGTTTTCGTTGTAGGAGTCGTTCCACTGCATGGAGACTTCTACGGTGATGCCCTGCTCGGGGAGCTCTTTGGTGATGTAGATGGGCTCGTCGTGCAGGGGCGACTTATTCTTGTTGAGGTCGGCCACAAAGGAGTTGAGCCCGCCCTCGTAGTTGAAGTCGTGGCGCTTGTTGTCGCGCTCGTCGATGATGACGATGCGCACGCCGCTGTTGAGGTAGGAGAGCTCGCGCAGGCGCTGGGAGAGCACGTCGAAGGAGAAGCGGGTGATCTGGAAGATCTCCGGATCGGGCAAGAACGTGATCTTGGTGCCGGTGGTCTTGGCCTTGCCGATCGAGCGCAGGGGCTCTTTCGGCACGCCGCGGTCGTACTCCTGGGTCCAGATCTGGCCGTCGCGGCGGATCTCGAGGACGAGGCGCTCGGAGAGGGCGTTGACGACCGAGACGCCCACGCCGTGCAGGCCGCCGGAGACTTTGTAGGAGTTCTGGTCGAACTTCCCGCCGGCGTGCAGCACGGTCATGATGACCTCGGCTGCGGAGCGGCCCTGCTTTTTGTGCATATCGACCGGGATGCCGCGGCCGTTATCCTCGACGGAGACGGACTCGTCGGTGTGGATGGTGATGGTGACCTGATCGCAGTAGCCGGCCAGGGCCTCGTCGATGGAGTTATCGACGGCCTCGTAGACCATGTGGTGGAGGCCGGAGCCGTCGTCGGTGTCTCCGATGTACATGCCGGGGCGCTTGCGCACCGCCTCCAGGCCTTCGAGGACCTGGATGGATTCGGCGTTGTAGTCGGAGCCCTGGGGGGCGGCGTCTTGAGGGGTCTGGTTATCTTGGGCCATAGTACGTCTAGCCTGGGTCGGTGGGTCACAACCAACAAGGGCGCTCGAAGAGGGCGGGCCGCCTTGAGGTGAAGGAGCGGCGCGGCAACGAGCGCGAGGTCAGCGATCTTCTAGTGAGCGCGCACAGGGCCCCGAAGCGGCAAGATAAAGCTCGCCGGGGGCAGCGCGCTCAAGCGTCGCGGGAAGGTAACACAGGGGGGCAGGGGCGTCTATCCCGGCGGCGTGTGTGGAGGCGTGTGGATCGGGGCGGAAAAGGCCCCGGTCGGGAGCGCGGCGTGGCGGGTTACCCCGGGCGGCGCACCGGGTTGTGCAGGGTGCCGATGCCGTCGATGCTCACCTCTACGCTCTGACCGTGGGTGATGGGGCCGACGCCGGCGGGCGTGCCGGTGAGGATGACGTCGCCGGGCAAGAGCGTCATCACGCTGGAGATGAACGCCACGACCTCGGGAAGCTCAAAGATAAAGTCGTTGAGGCGAGTGTGCTGGCGAACTTCGCCGTCGACGCGGCAGGTCAGCGTGTGCGCGGCCGGGTCGAAGTGGCCGGTGAGCGCGACCGCCGGGCCCAGCGGGGCAAAGGTGTCAAAGCCCTTGGCGCGGGTGTAGCGGGACTCGCGGCGCTGGATGTCGCGGGCGGTCACGTCGGTGGCGCAGGTAAATCCAAAGATGCCCCGCATCGCCTCCTCGGCGCTCACCCCTTTAAGGCGTTCGCCGACAATCATCGCCAGCTCGCCCTCGTGATGAACCTCCTCGGAGGCGGGGGGGAGCTCGATGGCTTCGTCGGGGCCGATGACGGCGGTGGAGGGTTTGAGGAAGATCAGCGGTTCTTGCGGAACGGTTTTGCCCATCTCCTCGGCGTGGGCGCGGTAGTTCAGCCCCACGCAGACCACTTTGGTGGGGCAGGCCGGCGCCAGGAGCTGAGCGCGATCTTTGCGGATGCGCGCCCCGTCTTCGGAGAGGGGGCGGCCGTCGCGGATGGCCTGATGCAGCTCGGCGACGTCGCCCTCCAGGGTGACAAAATGCTCACCATCGCAGCGGGCGTAAACAGGACGACGCCCGGCTGGATGCGCGATGCGCACCAGCCGGGCACAGGGGGTGTCTCGTAACGGCATGATGGTTGACTCAGCCCTGCTGACCGGCAGCTTCGGCGGCGGCTTCTTGAGCCTTCTTCATCGCCTCTTCCTGCTGGGCCTGGATGCGCTCAAACTCCGCTTCGCGCTCGGCGATGTAGCGGTTGATGGCGTTGAAGTCCTTCTCGAGCTTCCAGGTGTAGTCGCACTGCAGCTGGATGCTGGCGTCGTCGGGCAGACGGCGGGTCTCGGACTCATCCTTCCAGATGCACTCCCAGGAGCGGCGGTTGATCGAGGTCAGGAAGTTGGGGAGCTCCTCGTTGTCGGGGAAGGTCAGCTCGAGGCGGTCGCCGCGGTCTGGCGGGGTGTCCACGCGAAGCTGCATCTCTTTGAGCTCGCCGCTCTCTTCGTCTTTGACGTAGTAGGTGCCAAAGGTCACCGGGGTGCGCAGCTCTTCGCCATCTTCGTTCAGCGCAATGTTGTTGTTGAGCAGGATCTGCGCGCCGGAGGGGATGGTGTTGATGGTGGCCTCGCCGTAGAAGTCGTTGTCGAGATCCGACTCCATACGCTGGGCAAACTCCTGACCGTACTTGGCGTCGATGGGCAGCAGCGTGGCGTTGTAGTTGAAGCGGTAGTCGCCGTTGCCGCCGTCCTGCCACATGCCCTCGGTCAGGGTGATGGTGGCGGGCTGGTGACCCGGAGCGGAGACCTCAATGTGGTGGGTGTCACGCACCGAGAGGTTCTGGATGGCGGTGGTGGGACCAAGCTCCAGCGCGCGCCAGGGGCCGTCTTCGCCGCCGACCTGTCCGTACTGGATCTGGCCGTTGAGCTTGATGGTGGCGCCGACCGGACCGCCGGAGAAGGTCAGGGTGCCGTAGCGAGGCATCGCGGCGAGCTGGGCGGCCAGGTGCTCTTCTTCGGCCTGCTGGGCGCGGCGAAGCATCTCTTCCTGGTAGTTGCCCTGAAGCAGCAGCATGAAGTCGTCGCCGAAGCCGGTGAAGTGGTGCAGCATCGCCAGCATCCCGATCACCAGGACCACGACCACGCCCACGAGCACTTTGGTCATGGGGTTTTTGGGCGCCGGGATGTCTCCCAGATCGTCATCGTCGAGGTAGGTCGAGGAGAGGTCGATGTCGTCGTCATCGTCGGACTTCGAGGGGGTGAAGACGCCCTCGATGCCGGCGGTGGCGGCTTTCGACTTCTTCTTTTTGGGCGCGGCCGCTTTGGGCTCGGCCTTCTTCGCCTTTTTGGGCGCGGGAGCCACTTCGACTTCGCTGCTCTCGTCGAGCGCATCGATCTCTGCGCTCTCGTCGGCGGCTTCGACCTCGTTGCTTTCGTCGGCCGCGCTCACCACGTCGTCGTCGACGTCGACCTCTTCGGCTTCCGAGGCCGCGGCGAGCTCTTCTTCGATCGCCGCGCCGATATCATCGGTGGGGGGAGTAGGCGGGGTGTCTTCGGCGGCTTTCTTTTTCTTTTTCTTCTTCTTGGTGCCGCCGGGGACATCAAAGATGCCGCCGATTCCGGACATCATGTCGTCGGATTTTTTGGATTTTTTGGAAGTGCTTTTGGTGTCGTCAGACATGTGCCTGTGCTCCGTTCGTGCGGGCCGGTGCGCCCTGTCAGAGAGGTCACACTGGTGACCCGCTGCGATTCAAGTTCGGGAAGGTAAGGGCTCCTCTCCAAAACTGTCAAGCCGCCGTGCCGAGCGCACCAGGACGACGCTGACGGCGTCGATAGGGATTCGCGGTAGCGTTGCTACAGCTTCATCCCTATCTCCTTGTCAGGCGCCGCCCTGGATGCGCTCGGGTTTTGTAGTGTGCGGAGTCAGGGATCGTGTGTTGGGGGGAGTTGCGAGCGGGAGGTCGCTGGGGATTCGCGGTAGCGTTGCTACAGCTTCATCCCAGCCTCCTTGCCAGGCGCCGCCCTGGATACGCTCGGGTTTTGTAGTGTGCGGAGTCAGGGATCGTGTGTTGGGGGGAGCTGCCGTCTGGAAGACGGGGGCAATCGCGAGTAGGCTGCGGGGGCCGCGGCCTGCTGAGCGATGGGGGTCGCAGATGAAAACATCGAGTCTGAATGGGAGGTTGTGATGGTTGAGAAAGAGGCGGTGATCAAGGCGTTGGTGGAAGCTGCGAATGAAGCGAGCGCTGATGAGGAGAGCGCGATGCCCGAGGGGTTGAGGGGGCAGGCCAACGAGGCGTTCGGGGAGGTTGAGGGGGCGTTGTGGGCGGCGCTTGTGGAGGCGGTAGGAGGCAAGAAGCGCAGCACGCGTGCGGAGCCCACGCGGGTGGAGCGGGTGGTGGGGGAGGCGTATGAGCATCCGCTTTATGTGGAGACGAGCCAGGGG from Lujinxingia vulgaris encodes:
- a CDS encoding DUF819 family protein, producing MLWTLVLVVVALGMPALARYLEKRHRAFEVFHPVLLCYAAGIILANTPGVSVDEAVARAISEAAIPLAIPLLLFSSDVRGWLKQGRPVLVSFGCAVVSVMVVVALASGWMAGWSEESEKIAGMMVGVYTGGTPNMLSVGRALEVSQEVFVAMNAADVVVGGAYLLFLLSVGQAVFRAWLGDAPEDAVALASGDENEAPVKGRGAWREVVLGVGVSVGVVVLSAGFSWLVTGGISVALVMLGITTGGIAGSLWPRVRDLRGTYEAGEYLILVFCVGIGALTRPAALMGVGAEVVMAMGVVMLGSVALHALLAKVMRVDADTFLITSTAAIYGPPFVPLVAERLGRRSLILPGVAMGLLGFALGNYLGVGMAYALGWLGA
- a CDS encoding PH domain-containing protein — its product is MASPRVIRPNARPFVLRPTLWAAAFCVGAALIAMVAHAAILEPSALMLGWPVLGAMISVFVYFERQAALEKTYFEIFDDRIICHYGSLLSESALDLPFRNVTQIELTLPWLEHRIYQTGHLKVHAAGSAAGAPLISVDAPEALYELLEERLRQNGFVITRQNLVQREEPHFLGTLMDAGSRNNPVIGIPFVLLIAFVPMLLEDPSVLESALVMGAGVGLVLTFAAGALAFQIIRIIDLNKRVYSLYDDVVDYEDGFLTRSRRLIPIENLADTNIHQPFLKNLLGMADVIISCQGSSADIHFPSMPNAKRFRENLGHLIKITDAPSAGPSTAHDAAEITRTDGEREASSFPSSPALSDVGPASELRAAVGTSQPSAAPPAGWIPSGLSPMNLKPGILSVFLSNLVVAPFVVVGAGALFLFSIAGDSELPALGGIVAVIALLAIVFGSLGKAIQEYLIVEAEITDQKVALTRGIFNKETTEFTLEKITRLSISQSPIDRWLNTATFRFSSIGAASALKLAHIPDADRFIPRIEKGLGFGDASPQETLSAAPTTTTLLYSQLSLLVLCAIAAVGSIIAVIFFKPALLISAAILLVAFGSFAHESLYAPTCRLEIFDHHLATRGGIFVHTRELMALHHAKDVRTTRFPGLDTGGVTISGGGASSALSIGHLPNLTALHERLDDLLFTHPPRQTRQGPRRRTEVTHEFKPVIRAAAIQNTAATAAAVVTIPLLPLFFAYFRLSAAHITYTLELDRVRVDQGIWFKTRATVLLNRIDQVQTSRGPLDTALKVGNVQISTVGSASPEISIGPVSDPRTIYEAIDTKSGYAPNQPSA
- the gyrB gene encoding DNA topoisomerase (ATP-hydrolyzing) subunit B — its product is MAQDNQTPQDAAPQGSDYNAESIQVLEGLEAVRKRPGMYIGDTDDGSGLHHMVYEAVDNSIDEALAGYCDQVTITIHTDESVSVEDNGRGIPVDMHKKQGRSAAEVIMTVLHAGGKFDQNSYKVSGGLHGVGVSVVNALSERLVLEIRRDGQIWTQEYDRGVPKEPLRSIGKAKTTGTKITFLPDPEIFQITRFSFDVLSQRLRELSYLNSGVRIVIIDERDNKRHDFNYEGGLNSFVADLNKNKSPLHDEPIYITKELPEQGITVEVSMQWNDSYNENIFCYTNTIRNRDGGSHLSGFRGALTRTVNLYGVSNGMLKESITGDDIREGIAAVLSVKMPDPKFSSQTKDKLVSNEIKGAVESVVNERLAIFLEENPSVAKAIIEKAIAASRAREAARKAREISRKSALQISALPGKLADCQSRKPEESELYIVEGDSAGGSAKQGRNRKFQAILPLRGKILNVEKARFDRMLSNNEISTIISALGTGIGQEYFDIEKLRYHNIVIMTDADVDGSHIRTLLLTFFYRQMPEIIARGYLYIAQPPLFSIKRGRTMEYLKDERELNDRLIENAKNALTLRGENGKELAGDELATFIDDLLKYRSVLERVARNHDDRIVEEAVKADFTLEDLQDKERLSSRSQELLERLRQSYTTVPWRTPEILDDAELDDLFLAQWKSRVSGTSIVSRLDRAFLSGVDYKELLRIRRAFESLGEHVIVDDGKETEPLTSIAQVLNRVLAAGRKGQTIQRYKGLGEMNPDQLWDTTMDPEARTMLQVRIEDAVEADALFTVLMGDQVEPRREFIETHALDVRNLDI
- a CDS encoding fumarylacetoacetate hydrolase family protein, which gives rise to MPLRDTPCARLVRIAHPAGRRPVYARCDGEHFVTLEGDVAELHQAIRDGRPLSEDGARIRKDRAQLLAPACPTKVVCVGLNYRAHAEEMGKTVPQEPLIFLKPSTAVIGPDEAIELPPASEEVHHEGELAMIVGERLKGVSAEEAMRGIFGFTCATDVTARDIQRRESRYTRAKGFDTFAPLGPAVALTGHFDPAAHTLTCRVDGEVRQHTRLNDFIFELPEVVAFISSVMTLLPGDVILTGTPAGVGPITHGQSVEVSIDGIGTLHNPVRRPG